The following coding sequences lie in one Arachis hypogaea cultivar Tifrunner chromosome 9, arahy.Tifrunner.gnm2.J5K5, whole genome shotgun sequence genomic window:
- the LOC112709871 gene encoding putative disease resistance protein RGA1, with protein sequence MAEALLEIVLTNLFPLVQSEFAAFFGIKEKAEELSKNLELIKAFLDDAEEKQWSNRPLKVWLQQLKDAMYEMDDILDQLPTESSQLGCLSSLNPKNVMHRRELGQRLNEIIGRLNGITQAGSNFGLRQVVRERQSEVVEWRQTSSTIAVPQVYGRDEDKARVVEFLLSPSRSFEFLSVYPIVGLGGLGKTTLVQLVYNDHQVGNNFDLKIWVCVSENFTIKSILRSILEAIKKDKSEVLDLEVMEEKVKELLQSKKYLLVLDDAWKRSQEMESGLTQDKWDKLRSVLSCGSKGSSILVSTRDNHVATIMGTCQAHHLDRLSNDDCWSLFKLRAFGADKEERAELVAIGKEIVKKCGGSPLAALALGGVMQSRSTEKEWLEVQNSKLWSLPDENDIMAVLRLSYSCLTPTQKQCFSFCAIFPKDAEIMKQELIYLWMANGFISSRPDLEVEEVGNMVWKELYQKSLFQDVRSDDFSGEIYFKMHDLVHDLAESISGQECICLEKQDLNDSSINPRHVVFHGIDKEQFKKRAFEKAESLRTLYQLNSDEFPFTSRLIPTNNSLRVLCIYSRKIPSFGSLSCLRYLELRDLDIKSLPASICNLHRLEILKLKKLSSLRRLPKHLTRMQNLRHLVIDECSLLSRMFPDAHKLRDLRTLSVYVVKSEEGHSLAELRGLNLGGKLSIEGLGNVGSISEDENANLTGKQDLRELILSWSNSGKRKSVVGAEEVLEALQPHSTLKLLTIEYYEGLQWPTWMQNNSATHNLVSLRLVKCGKCGHLPPVGKLPFLKKLVVKCMDEVQYIEEDESYDGVEAMPFPSLEKLYLSYLPNVERLMKRETTHMFPSLSILFIEDCPKLQLPCLPSVKDLTVWYCSNEQLKSISNLNALNQLHLCDSDQVSCFPEGMMDNMTSLATLEIYSFRELKELPSDITKLTALSDLTINDCGKLECLPEQGLEGLSSLRKLFIHSCKSLGSLPDGVRHLTSLQSLTIGGCPMLKERCKQGTGEDWHKIAHVPHVIVWW encoded by the coding sequence ATGGCTGAGGCCTTGCTTGAAATTGTGCTGACGAACTTGTTCCCTTTGGTCCAGAGTGAATTTGCAGCCTTTTTTGGAATCAAGGAAAAGGCTGAAGAGCTATCAAAAAATTTAGAACTCATCAAAGCTTTTCTTGATGATGCCGAGGAGAAACAATGGTCAAATCGTCCTTTGAAGGTGTGGCTGCAGCAGCTTAAAGACGCAATGTACGagatggatgacatccttgatcAGTTGCCTACTGAATCCTCTCAACTTGGGTGCTTATCTTCTTTGAACCCAAAGAACGTGATGCATCGTCGTGAGCTTGGACAGAGGTTGAATGAGATAATAGGGAGGTTGAATGGAATTACTCAAGCTGGGAGCAACTTTGGTCTTAGACAAGTTGTGAGGGAAAGGCAAAGTGAAGTAGTTGAATGGCGCCAAACTAGCTCAACTATTGCCGTTCCTCAAGTGTACGGACGAGATGAAGATAAAGCGAGAGTTGTGGAGTTTCTTCTTAGCCCATCACGAAGCTTTGAGTTCCTTTCCGTCTATCCCATTGTTGGATTAGGTGGTCTTGGAAAAACAACGCTTGTTCAGCTGGTCTACAACGATCACCAAGTAGGTAACAATTTCGATTTGAAGATTTGGGTGTGTGTTTCTGAGAATTTCACTATCAAGAGTATCTTGCGTTCCATTTTAGAAGCTATCAAAAAGGATAAGTCTGAGGTTTTGGATTTGGAAGTAATGGAGGAAAAAGTGAAAGAATTGCTACAAAGTAAAAAGTATTTGTTGGTTTTAGATGATGCATGgaaaagaagccaagaaatggaATCGGGATTAACCCAAGACAAATGGGATAAGTTAAGATCCGTATTGTCATGTGGATCTAAAGGCTCCTCCATTTTAGTATCCACTCGTGATAATCATGTTGCAACAATTATGGGAACATGCCAAGCTCATCATTTGGACCGTCTATCCAATGATGATTGCTGGTCCTTGTTTAAACTCCGTGCATTTGGAGCTGACAAAGAAGAGCGTGCAGAGCTTGTTGCAATAGGGAAGGAGATCGTCAAGAAATGTGGAGGATCACCTCTTGCAGCACTGGCATTAGGTGGTGTGATGCAATCCAGAAGCACGGAAAAGGAATGGCTTGAAGTTCAGAATAGTAAACTTTGGAGTTTACcggatgagaatgatattatggcTGTCTTGAGATTAAGCTACTCTTGTTTAACGCCAACTCAAAAGCAGTGTTTTTCTTTCTGTGCCATATTTCCCAAAGATGCAGAAATCATGAAGCAGGAATTGATTTATCTTTGGATGGCTAATGGATTTATTTCATCACGGCCAGACTTGGAGGTGGAGGAGGTTGGCAACATGGTTTGGAAAGAATTATACCAAAAATCATTGTTCCAAGATGTTAGGAGTGATGATTTTTCTGGCGAGATTTATTTCAAGATGCATGATTTAGTCCACGATCTTGCTGAATCAATTTCAGGGCAAGAGTGTATATGCTTGGAGAAACAAGACCTTAATGATTCTTCAATAAACCCCCGTCATGTTGTTTTTCACGGTATTGATAAAGAACAATTCAAGAAGAGAGCCTTTGAAAAAGCTGAATCCTTGCGGACATTGTATCAACTGAATTCAGATGAATTTCCCTTCACCTCTAGATTGATTCCAACAAATAATTCGCTTCGAGTTTTGTGCATATATAGTAGAAAGATACCATCATTTGGGAGTTTAAGTTGCTTGAGGTATTTGGAACTTCGTGATTTGGATATAAAGAGCTTGCCTGCTAGTATTTGCAATTTGCATAGACTGGAAatcttgaaactaaaaaaattgtcGAGTCTTCGCCGTCTACCGAAACACTTGACAAGGATGCAAAATCTCCGACATCTTGTCATTGATGAATGCTCTCTCCTATCCCGTATGTTTCCTGATGCTCACAAATTACGTGATCTGAGAACACTAAGTGTATACGTTGTGAAATCAGAGGAAGGGCATAGTTTGGCAGAGCTACGTGGTTTGAATCTGGGAGGAAAGCTAAGCATCGAAGGCCTAGGAAATGTTGGGAGTATATCTGAAGATGAAAATGCCAACTTGACGGGTAAACAAGACCTTCGAGAATTGATTTTGTCATGGAGCAATAGTGGTAAGAGGAAGTCGGTAGTGGGAGCAGAAGAAGTACTTGAAGCGCTTCAACCTCACTCCACACTCAAGCTGTTGACGATAGAATACTATGAGGGATTACAATGGCCAACTTGGATGCAAAACAATTCTGCCACCcacaatttagtttctcttcgaCTTGTGAAATGTGGAAAGTGCGGGCATCTTCCTCCAGTGGGAAAACTTCCATTTCTGAAGAAGCTTGTGGTAAAATGCATGGATGAAGTGCAGTACATTGAGGAAGATGAAAGTTATGATGGTGTTGAAGCAATGCCATTCCCATCTTTGGAGAAATTGTATTTGTCCTACTTGCCAAACGTGGAGAGATTGATGAAACGGGAAACAACACACATGTTCCCCTCTCTTTCTATACTCTTTATCGAAGATTGCCCTAAACTGCAATTGCCGTGCCTTCCAAGTGTTAAGGACCTCACTGTTTGGTATTGTAGCAATGAGCAACTGAAGTCAATCTCTAATCTCAACGCTCTTAACCAACTTCATCTTTGTGATAGTGATCAAGTGTCGTGCTTCCCAGAAGGAATGATGGACAACATGACCTCTCTTGCAACTCTGGAGATATATTCTTTCAGAGAATTGAAGGAACTGCCATCTGACATCACAAAACTCACTGCTTTGTCTGATCTAACCATCAATGACTGTGGAAAGCTGGAGTGTTTACCAGAACAGGGTTTGGAAGGCTTATCTTCACTTCGAAAACTGTTCATTCATTCCTGTAAGAGTTTGGGATCCTTGCCTGATGGTGTCCGGCACTTAACTTCACTTCAATCTTTGACTATTGGAGGCTGCCCAATGTTGAAAGAGCGGTGTAAGCAAGGAACAGGGGAGGATTGGCACAAGATAGCACATGTTCCCCATGTTATTGTGTGGTGGTAA